The proteins below are encoded in one region of Reichenbachiella sp. 5M10:
- a CDS encoding DUF2147 domain-containing protein, producing the protein MKRILTVTALLVGMSGVAFGQASIVGRWKTIDDETGKPKSVVEIYEVEGKYFGKVLKLFRGEGEDPDPVCKECDPQDDRYQQRVIGMDIIRDLEQDGDEFEDGTILDPANGKVYDCKLWIEDGTLQVRGYIAFLYRTQTWKRHE; encoded by the coding sequence ATGAAAAGAATACTAACAGTGACTGCTCTACTGGTAGGGATGAGTGGTGTCGCATTCGGACAAGCTTCTATCGTTGGCCGTTGGAAAACCATCGATGACGAAACGGGCAAACCCAAATCAGTGGTGGAGATATATGAGGTAGAGGGCAAATACTTCGGTAAAGTGCTCAAGCTCTTTAGAGGAGAGGGTGAAGACCCTGATCCTGTCTGTAAAGAGTGTGATCCTCAGGATGATCGATATCAGCAGCGAGTCATTGGGATGGATATCATTCGTGATCTAGAGCAAGATGGAGATGAGTTCGAAGACGGTACAATTCTCGATCCAGCCAATGGCAAAGTGTATGATTGTAAATTGTGGATAGAAGATGGGACATTGCAAGTGAGGGGGTACATTGCATTTTTGTACCGCACACAGACATGGAAGAGGCACGAATGA
- a CDS encoding DUF3098 domain-containing protein, whose amino-acid sequence MSNNKLAFSKINYIIMIVGVCVLTLGFFIMTLDTEPYGFGFLGLTLGPIVVISGFVIEFVAILYKAKPNQ is encoded by the coding sequence ATGAGCAACAACAAACTAGCATTTTCCAAAATCAACTACATCATCATGATTGTGGGGGTATGTGTTCTTACTTTAGGTTTTTTTATCATGACCTTGGATACAGAGCCGTACGGTTTCGGCTTCCTTGGCTTGACGCTTGGGCCCATAGTGGTGATCTCTGGGTTTGTCATTGAATTTGTCGCTATTCTTTACAAGGCCAAGCCCAACCAATGA
- a CDS encoding 2'-5' RNA ligase family protein gives MEEARMSQELETRYEKMWEENVWNLGQVEVDSFLRSQTDRRTGITLRIRPSAEVLRKVVAFQRLLMKVAPEQYHYPEESIHVTGLSIVSCSAEYERFDSGLLAQYVDLIDRAIQGVDTFEIAFQGVTLGSVGVLIQGHPDAGLAALRESVRSTIQEAGVFQTLDVRYKIDSAHSTIMRYRQEIQQVEELRELLTTHRALEFGQSSVTHLELVVNDWYHSPAKTDVIYSFQLD, from the coding sequence ATGGAAGAGGCACGAATGAGTCAAGAGTTGGAGACGCGCTATGAGAAGATGTGGGAGGAAAACGTGTGGAATCTAGGACAGGTGGAGGTAGATTCATTCTTGCGTTCTCAAACCGATCGTCGTACCGGGATTACTCTCCGTATACGGCCCTCTGCAGAAGTGTTGAGAAAGGTGGTTGCATTTCAGCGCCTGCTGATGAAGGTCGCGCCAGAGCAATACCACTATCCAGAGGAGTCGATCCATGTCACGGGGCTTTCCATCGTTTCATGTTCTGCAGAGTATGAACGGTTTGATTCCGGACTATTGGCTCAGTATGTTGATTTGATAGACCGAGCAATACAGGGGGTGGACACCTTTGAAATTGCATTCCAAGGAGTGACTTTGGGGAGTGTTGGTGTGCTGATTCAAGGGCATCCAGATGCTGGGTTGGCCGCACTTCGTGAGAGTGTGCGGTCTACGATTCAAGAAGCGGGGGTGTTCCAAACGCTAGATGTACGCTACAAGATTGATTCGGCACACTCGACAATTATGCGTTATCGCCAAGAAATCCAACAAGTGGAAGAACTGAGAGAGTTGCTGACGACACATAGAGCATTGGAGTTTGGCCAAAGTTCGGTGACACACTTAGAGCTAGTGGTTAATGATTGGTATCACTCTCCTGCAAAAACGGACGTCATTTATTCTTTTCAGCTGGACTAG
- the truB gene encoding tRNA pseudouridine(55) synthase TruB translates to MNEIKVSSLDFEKGEVFLLDKPYEWTSFDVVKKVRNKLKIKKVGHAGTLDPLATGLLIVCAGKATKKINEFQDLGKEYTGTLVLGKTTPSVDLETEFDSEGDYSKITAEQIEAEAKKLTGPIMQVPPIYSAIKVDGQRAYKIARRKEEAKLDPRPVVVSKFVMDISNMPEVTFEIHCSKGTYIRSLVRDLGEALGCGAYMSSLRRTAIGQYKIEDAYNLEEFIDSLQRD, encoded by the coding sequence TTGAACGAAATAAAGGTATCATCGCTAGATTTTGAAAAGGGAGAGGTCTTCTTGTTGGACAAACCCTACGAATGGACTTCATTTGATGTGGTCAAGAAGGTCCGAAACAAACTAAAAATTAAGAAGGTTGGTCATGCGGGGACGTTGGACCCTTTGGCGACTGGGTTGCTGATCGTATGCGCTGGCAAAGCCACTAAAAAAATCAATGAGTTTCAGGATTTGGGGAAGGAGTATACCGGGACCTTGGTGTTGGGTAAGACAACCCCATCTGTAGATTTAGAGACGGAATTTGATTCTGAAGGTGACTATTCGAAGATCACGGCAGAGCAAATTGAGGCAGAGGCCAAGAAACTGACTGGACCAATCATGCAAGTACCCCCCATATATAGTGCGATCAAGGTGGATGGCCAGCGAGCATACAAGATTGCACGTAGAAAGGAAGAAGCAAAATTAGATCCTAGACCTGTAGTGGTATCGAAGTTTGTAATGGATATATCCAACATGCCAGAGGTCACATTCGAGATTCATTGCTCCAAGGGGACCTACATCAGAAGTCTAGTGAGAGACCTTGGTGAGGCACTAGGTTGTGGTGCATACATGTCTTCGTTGCGTCGTACAGCTATCGGCCAGTACAAAATTGAGGACGCTTATAATTTAGAAGAATTTATCGATAGTTTACAAAGGGATTAG
- a CDS encoding BamA/TamA family outer membrane protein: MKNHLGSLLIIALFSLSLSLSTTTLAQDRSQQQAADTLTSESPGVSKFDAFNKKAEVLFQFIPFPIYSYSQETGQVYGLVKYNLINIVRGDTVSTASSFSALASASSVGQIKFVLGSRVYLNEDRVVLQGEASYIDFPQFFLGIGNDVTRAGLEEISTKSLNFVNSALFTINEPKTVYVGVAQEFRDYYEVEKDSSSYLVQNEVPGYEGGAISGVGPAVIYDTRDHRYNSRTGSYVMSSYKYFGGYLGSDFDYGSFTLDMRKFINPWYEHVIGFQAYTQLNTGEVPFYSLALLGGSERMRGYYEGAIRDKAIADVQVEYRMPIWKIFGIVAFAGAGRVAPDYKSMTLDDLWYSGGAGLRIMVDSKNRANLRLDFGWGEQNAKAFVVGFTESF, translated from the coding sequence ATGAAAAACCACCTTGGGAGCCTGCTTATAATTGCTCTTTTCTCTTTGTCGCTGTCTCTTTCCACCACTACTCTTGCTCAAGATAGAAGCCAACAACAAGCTGCAGATACACTGACGAGTGAGAGCCCAGGAGTGTCGAAGTTTGATGCCTTCAACAAAAAAGCTGAGGTACTGTTTCAGTTCATTCCGTTCCCGATTTATTCGTATTCGCAAGAGACGGGACAAGTTTACGGTTTGGTCAAGTACAACCTGATCAATATCGTCAGGGGGGATACTGTCAGTACCGCGTCAAGTTTTAGTGCGTTAGCATCTGCTTCTTCAGTAGGTCAAATCAAATTTGTGCTCGGTAGCAGAGTGTATCTGAATGAAGACCGGGTAGTCCTTCAAGGCGAGGCAAGTTATATCGATTTTCCACAGTTTTTCTTGGGGATTGGCAATGACGTGACTCGCGCTGGACTCGAGGAGATCTCTACCAAGAGTCTGAATTTTGTCAATTCCGCTCTATTTACTATCAACGAACCCAAGACGGTGTATGTTGGAGTGGCGCAAGAGTTTAGAGATTATTATGAAGTAGAGAAGGATAGTAGCAGCTACCTGGTGCAAAACGAAGTGCCGGGGTATGAAGGTGGGGCTATCTCAGGTGTAGGTCCTGCGGTCATCTATGATACTCGTGACCACCGATACAACAGCCGAACGGGGAGTTATGTCATGTCGAGTTACAAGTACTTCGGGGGCTATCTGGGAAGCGATTTTGATTATGGCTCGTTTACTTTGGATATGCGAAAGTTCATCAATCCATGGTACGAGCATGTGATTGGGTTTCAGGCCTACACACAGCTCAATACTGGAGAAGTACCCTTTTATTCGTTGGCTCTACTTGGAGGGTCAGAGCGTATGAGAGGCTACTACGAAGGAGCTATTCGAGACAAGGCCATTGCCGATGTACAGGTAGAATACCGTATGCCGATATGGAAGATTTTTGGGATTGTGGCTTTCGCAGGAGCGGGACGTGTAGCACCAGATTATAAAAGCATGACTCTGGACGATCTTTGGTACAGTGGGGGCGCGGGTCTGCGTATCATGGTAGATAGTAAAAATCGCGCTAATCTTCGGCTTGATTTCGGTTGGGGAGAGCAAAATGCCAAGGCATTCGTGGTTGGTTTTACCGAATCATTCTAA
- a CDS encoding ABC transporter permease, giving the protein MAKDKKYRKKKLGSYPLASVVFSVTLALFVMGLFGLLIITTQNLTQLIQENIEVQVFLQKNLSENEVVKITKILSSKDYVNKKAGVPQLALITKEEAAETFIAETGEDFVEFLGDNPLRDVITVKISPDFQATENLAEIKKEIGFIRGVYEVTYIENLVHSINKNVKKISYVLIGFTVILLFTVVILINNTIKLALFSQRFLIRSMQLVGATSSFIRKPFLSRASMFGLTSGVLASALLWGLLQLVSSEVEGMMELLHLEQLLILGGSLLLVGLLVGFMSTFAAIKKYMKMSLDELY; this is encoded by the coding sequence ATGGCGAAGGACAAGAAATATAGAAAAAAGAAGCTAGGGAGTTACCCTTTGGCGAGTGTCGTGTTTAGTGTGACGTTGGCACTTTTTGTAATGGGGCTGTTTGGTCTACTGATCATCACTACTCAAAACCTCACCCAACTCATCCAAGAGAATATAGAGGTGCAGGTGTTTTTGCAAAAGAACCTCAGCGAAAATGAGGTGGTCAAGATTACCAAAATCTTGTCAAGTAAGGATTATGTCAACAAGAAGGCGGGAGTACCGCAGCTCGCATTGATCACGAAGGAAGAAGCGGCAGAGACTTTCATAGCCGAGACCGGGGAGGATTTTGTGGAGTTCTTAGGAGACAACCCTCTGCGAGATGTGATTACGGTCAAAATCAGTCCAGACTTCCAAGCCACAGAAAATTTGGCGGAGATCAAGAAGGAAATTGGATTTATTCGGGGGGTTTATGAAGTGACCTATATTGAGAATCTCGTGCACAGCATCAATAAGAACGTAAAGAAGATTAGCTATGTATTGATTGGCTTCACGGTTATCTTACTCTTTACTGTGGTCATTTTGATTAACAACACCATCAAGCTAGCGCTATTCTCACAGCGTTTCCTTATCCGAAGCATGCAGTTGGTCGGAGCGACGTCCTCTTTTATTCGAAAACCATTTTTGTCGCGAGCGTCTATGTTTGGTCTTACATCTGGAGTGCTCGCCTCAGCGTTATTGTGGGGGCTACTACAGCTGGTGTCAAGCGAAGTAGAAGGAATGATGGAGTTATTGCATTTGGAGCAATTACTCATTCTAGGGGGCTCCTTGCTCTTGGTAGGGCTACTTGTGGGTTTTATGAGTACATTTGCAGCCATCAAAAAATACATGAAAATGTCGCTAGACGAACTATATTGA
- a CDS encoding undecaprenyl-diphosphate phosphatase, translating into MSTLEALILGIIQGLTEFLPVSSSGHLELGSYFLNVQSEDNLLFSILVHGATALSTIVVFRKDILELIQGVLKFEWNEETKYASMIVLSMVPVGLVGVLFEDQVEALFGGKILLVGCMLLVTAALLAFTYFNKKHEGSVTFKSAIIIGLAQAVAILPGISRSGSTISTALLLGVNKEKAARFSFLMVLPPIIGAMLLKTKDLVEAPELVTNLPVLSLVVGFVAAFVSGLLACRWMLAIVKRGKLIYFAIYCGIVGSLAVIGSLLF; encoded by the coding sequence ATGAGTACATTAGAAGCATTGATCCTTGGAATAATTCAAGGATTGACGGAGTTTTTGCCTGTCAGTAGTAGTGGTCATTTGGAGTTGGGGAGTTATTTTCTCAATGTGCAATCCGAAGACAACTTACTTTTTTCGATATTGGTTCATGGGGCAACTGCACTGAGTACTATTGTTGTTTTCCGAAAGGATATCCTCGAACTAATACAGGGGGTATTGAAGTTTGAATGGAATGAAGAAACGAAGTATGCATCTATGATCGTACTATCTATGGTTCCTGTAGGACTTGTGGGCGTATTGTTCGAAGATCAAGTGGAGGCATTGTTTGGAGGGAAAATTCTATTGGTAGGCTGTATGCTGTTAGTGACAGCTGCTTTGCTTGCCTTTACCTATTTCAATAAAAAGCACGAAGGTTCGGTAACCTTCAAAAGTGCCATCATCATTGGTTTGGCACAAGCTGTGGCGATCCTGCCAGGGATCTCTCGCTCAGGATCGACGATATCGACAGCCCTGCTCTTGGGAGTGAATAAGGAGAAGGCAGCTCGTTTTTCTTTTTTGATGGTATTGCCTCCAATCATTGGTGCGATGCTGCTCAAGACCAAAGATCTGGTCGAAGCACCGGAGTTGGTTACTAACCTGCCGGTTCTTAGTTTGGTAGTAGGCTTTGTAGCCGCTTTTGTTTCTGGCTTGTTGGCTTGTCGGTGGATGTTAGCTATAGTTAAGCGTGGGAAGTTGATCTATTTTGCAATCTATTGTGGAATAGTAGGGTCATTGGCAGTCATTGGAAGTTTGTTGTTTTGA
- a CDS encoding AraC family transcriptional regulator, producing the protein MSVASKSMFVQTIRSTGFLLPILLLLCSLLVFTLYYEIQPDLSVFPNREFEYHTYTDRANEGNSTILGFQVNDSLIQVDFKLNDQFQSPYIGITLAPKSQQPIDVSYYNELLFRVQGEGIDKLGLSIFTPLMSEPEAPFHTFVSISEKTTSYHLPIDDFLLPDWWKELHSIPMKENLRPALDQTLHLNIGTAYTPHIVQPMTLKIHSIQLTRDNAPLYTKLALIYPISCLLLFLVIFLTKAYHAKNTSITVQYQALQLDKKQPIESFIDYINMHFQDSQLSIESVAKETGISPRKITQTIKEQFNCNFKSYINRIRIKESQRLLSSTRLNIGEVAYKVGFNNQSHFNRVFKNEVGQSPSEYRDCT; encoded by the coding sequence ATGAGTGTAGCATCAAAAAGCATGTTTGTCCAAACTATCCGTAGCACGGGGTTCTTGCTTCCCATTCTCCTGCTCCTATGCTCTTTGCTCGTATTCACCTTGTACTATGAGATCCAGCCAGACTTAAGCGTTTTTCCTAATCGGGAATTTGAATACCACACCTATACGGATCGTGCCAATGAGGGAAACTCTACAATCCTCGGTTTCCAAGTGAATGACTCCCTGATCCAGGTAGATTTCAAACTCAATGACCAGTTTCAAAGCCCCTACATCGGCATCACATTGGCTCCCAAATCTCAGCAGCCAATCGATGTTTCCTACTACAACGAGCTGCTGTTTCGTGTGCAAGGGGAAGGGATCGATAAATTAGGACTTTCCATCTTCACTCCGCTGATGTCAGAACCCGAAGCTCCTTTCCACACCTTTGTCAGTATATCCGAAAAGACAACAAGCTACCACCTACCGATAGATGATTTTTTGTTGCCTGACTGGTGGAAAGAACTCCACAGCATCCCTATGAAAGAAAACCTAAGACCAGCCTTGGACCAAACTCTCCACCTCAATATTGGGACAGCCTACACCCCTCACATAGTCCAGCCAATGACACTAAAGATCCACAGTATCCAGTTGACGCGTGACAATGCCCCTCTATATACCAAACTAGCCTTGATTTATCCTATTTCTTGCCTGCTGCTCTTTCTAGTCATCTTTTTGACCAAAGCCTACCATGCGAAAAACACCTCCATCACTGTCCAATATCAAGCACTCCAGCTGGACAAAAAACAACCCATTGAAAGCTTTATTGATTACATCAATATGCACTTTCAAGACAGCCAGCTGAGCATTGAGTCAGTCGCCAAGGAGACCGGGATCTCGCCACGCAAAATCACCCAAACCATCAAAGAGCAATTCAACTGCAATTTCAAAAGCTATATCAACCGCATTCGAATCAAGGAATCACAAAGGTTGCTCTCCAGTACAAGGCTCAACATTGGAGAAGTCGCCTACAAAGTCGGGTTCAACAACCAGAGTCACTTTAACCGAGTCTTCAAAAATGAAGTAGGACAAAGTCCTAGTGAATACCGAGACTGTACATAA
- a CDS encoding bifunctional riboflavin kinase/FAD synthetase, protein MIILDGIDQLYAIPHAIVTSGTFDGVHVGHQKILKKIVRLAKEQGGKSAVLTFWPHPRFVLFPDDTSLKLLTTFEEKAAILEKVGIDYLIRIEFTKAFSQLSSERFIQDVLVDKIGTKKLVIGYDHKFGKNREGSFEYLKENCKRFHFEVEEIPRQDIEDVGVSSTKIRKALLEGDVHLAQEFMGRPYSLTGTVVAGKRIGTELGFPTANLRLQAAYKVVPKDGVYAATVSVRGEEKGAMLNIGFRPTVEGVSRVIEAHLFDFKEDIYGEEMTVSFIKRLRDEQRFDSLEALKIQLLEDQKNSLSALKIEVKK, encoded by the coding sequence ATGATCATACTTGACGGAATCGATCAGCTCTATGCTATACCTCATGCCATTGTGACCAGTGGTACCTTTGACGGGGTACATGTTGGGCATCAAAAAATCCTAAAGAAGATCGTGAGATTGGCCAAAGAACAAGGGGGTAAAAGTGCTGTATTGACTTTTTGGCCTCATCCACGTTTTGTGCTTTTTCCAGACGATACCTCTCTCAAACTGCTTACAACTTTCGAGGAGAAAGCTGCAATTTTGGAAAAGGTGGGGATTGATTATTTGATAAGAATTGAATTTACAAAGGCATTTTCTCAGTTGAGTTCGGAGCGTTTTATCCAGGACGTATTGGTAGATAAAATTGGGACTAAAAAACTGGTGATAGGGTATGATCACAAGTTTGGGAAAAACAGAGAAGGTAGTTTCGAGTACCTCAAAGAAAACTGTAAACGCTTTCATTTTGAGGTGGAGGAAATTCCTCGGCAGGATATAGAGGATGTGGGAGTGAGTTCTACGAAAATACGCAAGGCATTGTTGGAAGGGGATGTTCATCTGGCACAAGAATTTATGGGTAGACCATATAGCTTGACAGGTACTGTTGTTGCAGGCAAGAGGATTGGGACCGAATTGGGTTTCCCAACAGCCAATCTCAGACTACAGGCGGCTTACAAAGTCGTGCCCAAAGATGGCGTGTATGCTGCTACAGTATCCGTACGTGGAGAAGAAAAGGGAGCCATGCTCAATATTGGCTTTCGGCCAACCGTGGAAGGAGTGAGTCGAGTGATTGAAGCACACCTGTTTGATTTCAAAGAAGATATATATGGAGAAGAAATGACCGTGTCATTCATCAAGCGATTGAGAGATGAACAGCGGTTTGATTCGTTAGAAGCACTCAAAATACAGTTGCTTGAAGATCAAAAGAACAGTTTATCAGCATTAAAAATAGAAGTAAAAAAATGA
- a CDS encoding RNA polymerase sigma factor produces MKDHEILERVSRGDEAALDYLYKKYYKMMTRIVLNNSGTEDEAKDVFQDALLVFWQKAISGSLVLTSKISTYIYSICLNLWRKELDRKSRNSGEMVEESTFQDYEKLEKARIVNDCINQLGETCRKILTYHYFDGLSMQDIAEKLDFANTDTAKTKKYKCKKKLDLMIKRNYTASDFLD; encoded by the coding sequence ATGAAGGATCACGAAATATTGGAACGGGTGAGCAGAGGCGATGAGGCAGCTTTGGACTACCTCTATAAGAAGTACTATAAGATGATGACAAGAATCGTCTTGAATAATAGTGGTACGGAAGATGAGGCCAAAGATGTGTTTCAGGATGCTTTGCTTGTGTTTTGGCAGAAAGCGATTTCTGGCAGTTTGGTGTTGACATCCAAGATCAGTACATATATATATAGTATCTGTCTGAACCTATGGAGGAAGGAATTGGATCGAAAAAGCCGCAACTCAGGAGAGATGGTGGAGGAATCGACTTTTCAGGATTATGAAAAATTAGAGAAAGCTCGAATCGTCAATGACTGTATCAACCAACTCGGAGAGACTTGTAGAAAAATATTAACATACCACTATTTTGACGGATTGTCGATGCAGGATATAGCTGAGAAGCTGGATTTTGCTAATACGGATACCGCAAAAACTAAAAAATATAAATGCAAAAAGAAGCTCGACTTGATGATTAAGAGGAATTATACGGCGAGCGATTTTTTAGATTAG
- a CDS encoding YebC/PmpR family DNA-binding transcriptional regulator, with the protein MSGHSKWSTIKRKKGALDAKRGKIFSRISKEITIAVKEGNSGDLEANPRLRLAVQNAKGANMPKDNVERAIKKGLGGDAESYLAQTFEGYGAGGVAVFVECLTDNQKRTVQDVRAAFSKYDGSLGTNGSLEFIFDRKGVFELPVPEGLDLEEFEWEIIDAGAEDVVIQEDFITVTSAMEDFGGLNKRFEELSLELENAELQRIPNTTKTLDDEGFKRVMKLIDVLEDNDDVQKVWHNLEMGEGQEGLLQ; encoded by the coding sequence ATGTCAGGACATAGCAAGTGGTCAACGATCAAAAGAAAGAAGGGAGCATTGGATGCCAAACGAGGGAAGATTTTTTCTCGAATCAGCAAGGAAATTACCATAGCGGTCAAAGAAGGGAATAGTGGTGATCTGGAGGCTAACCCTCGATTGAGACTTGCTGTGCAAAATGCCAAAGGGGCCAATATGCCCAAGGACAATGTCGAGCGTGCCATCAAAAAGGGACTCGGAGGAGATGCAGAATCGTACTTGGCACAGACCTTTGAGGGGTACGGTGCTGGTGGAGTAGCTGTTTTTGTAGAGTGCTTGACGGACAACCAAAAACGCACGGTACAAGACGTGAGAGCGGCATTTAGCAAATACGATGGATCGCTCGGGACCAACGGTTCACTGGAGTTTATTTTTGACCGCAAAGGAGTATTTGAATTGCCTGTGCCAGAAGGGTTAGATCTGGAGGAGTTTGAATGGGAAATCATCGATGCAGGTGCAGAGGATGTGGTGATTCAGGAGGATTTTATCACAGTGACGAGTGCTATGGAGGATTTTGGTGGGCTCAACAAGAGGTTCGAAGAGTTGAGTTTGGAGTTGGAAAATGCTGAACTTCAGCGGATACCCAACACAACCAAGACATTGGATGATGAGGGGTTCAAACGAGTGATGAAGTTAATCGATGTGCTTGAAGACAACGACGATGTGCAAAAAGTGTGGCACAATCTCGAGATGGGCGAAGGGCAAGAGGGACTGCTACAGTAA
- a CDS encoding BamA/TamA family outer membrane protein yields the protein MHRVWLIAFVLLNVSTLVWAQKPVEVSKDTVPGVKTTKFEVLNHKAEVLFQYMPFPILSYSQETGQVFGLVKYNMINLVKSDTVSAASNFSALVSASTEGQFKFVINSKTYLKQDRIVTQSEASYINFPQNVRGIGNDVMTDDPTEVVTISLNFINSALFAIKDEKTFYVGVDQYFRNYTKVEADSNSFLVEDEVAGYQGGRVSGFGPAMIYDTRDHRYNPQTGHYLESSYKVFGSFFGSDFKYTAFKVDYRQFINPWHQHVIAFQFRTNVSTGDVPFFTMSQMGGSSHMRGYYQGAIRDKAIVDTQVEYRMPIWKMIGVVAFASAGRVAPNLGAMALDGLWYGGGAGLRIMVDRKNRANLRLDYGLGEEGASAFVIGFTEAF from the coding sequence ATGCATAGAGTTTGGCTGATAGCCTTTGTATTACTGAATGTGTCCACTTTGGTTTGGGCACAGAAACCAGTAGAGGTGTCGAAGGACACCGTGCCAGGAGTGAAAACGACCAAGTTTGAGGTGCTCAATCATAAGGCAGAGGTATTGTTTCAATACATGCCTTTCCCGATTTTGTCGTATTCGCAGGAGACAGGCCAGGTGTTTGGGTTGGTCAAGTACAACATGATCAACCTCGTCAAGTCTGATACCGTCAGTGCCGCATCGAACTTCAGCGCGCTGGTTTCTGCTTCGACTGAGGGGCAGTTCAAATTCGTCATCAATAGCAAGACCTATCTCAAACAGGATCGAATCGTGACTCAAAGTGAAGCGAGTTACATTAACTTCCCTCAAAATGTACGTGGTATTGGCAATGACGTAATGACAGACGACCCCACAGAGGTCGTGACCATTAGTTTGAATTTCATCAATTCAGCGCTTTTTGCTATCAAGGACGAAAAGACATTTTATGTAGGAGTGGATCAGTATTTTCGGAATTACACTAAAGTAGAGGCAGACTCTAATTCGTTTCTTGTAGAGGATGAGGTGGCAGGCTATCAAGGCGGGAGAGTGTCAGGGTTCGGTCCTGCGATGATCTATGACACAAGAGACCATCGGTACAACCCACAGACTGGGCACTATTTGGAGTCTAGTTACAAGGTGTTTGGGAGCTTCTTTGGCAGTGATTTCAAGTATACTGCGTTCAAGGTAGATTATCGTCAATTCATCAACCCCTGGCATCAGCATGTGATTGCTTTTCAGTTTCGAACCAATGTCAGTACGGGAGATGTGCCTTTTTTTACCATGAGTCAAATGGGTGGATCAAGTCACATGAGGGGCTATTATCAAGGAGCTATTCGAGACAAGGCGATTGTGGATACTCAGGTAGAGTACCGGATGCCAATTTGGAAAATGATCGGAGTAGTGGCTTTTGCCAGTGCAGGTCGTGTGGCCCCCAATCTAGGCGCCATGGCATTGGATGGCTTATGGTATGGAGGAGGAGCAGGATTGCGTATCATGGTAGATCGAAAAAATAGAGCCAATCTTCGCTTGGACTATGGCTTGGGAGAAGAAGGGGCAAGTGCCTTTGTGATAGGTTTTACCGAAGCGTTTTAG
- the gap gene encoding type I glyceraldehyde-3-phosphate dehydrogenase, producing the protein MIKVAINGFGRIGRLAFQALLKKENVEVVAINDLTDTKTLAHLLKYDSTQGKFDGTVEAAADGIIVNGKKIGITAEMDPAQLPWGKLGIDVVLESTGRFVDEAGAGKHLTAGAKKVVISAPAKGNIPTVVLGVNEDTLTGEETIMSNASCTTNCLAPIAKVLHDNFGLEQGFITTIHAYTADQRLQDAPHADLRRSRAAAINMVPTSTGAAKAVGLVLPELNGKLDGNSMRVPTPTGSITDLVATLSREVTVEEINAAMKAAAEGPMKGILKYTEDPIVSSDIVGDPHSSIFDAGITSANGKMVKVASWYDNEAGYSNRAADLIAKIG; encoded by the coding sequence ATGATTAAAGTTGCTATCAACGGATTTGGACGAATCGGAAGGTTGGCGTTCCAAGCATTATTGAAGAAAGAGAATGTAGAAGTTGTTGCGATCAACGACCTTACAGATACTAAGACTCTTGCTCACTTGTTGAAGTATGATTCGACTCAAGGTAAATTCGACGGGACAGTTGAAGCTGCTGCAGATGGAATCATTGTCAACGGGAAGAAAATCGGTATCACTGCTGAGATGGATCCAGCTCAATTGCCATGGGGTAAATTGGGAATCGACGTGGTACTAGAATCTACAGGTAGATTCGTAGATGAAGCGGGTGCTGGAAAGCATTTGACTGCTGGTGCGAAGAAAGTTGTCATCTCCGCTCCTGCTAAAGGGAACATCCCTACAGTTGTATTGGGAGTAAATGAAGACACATTGACTGGTGAGGAAACAATCATGTCAAATGCATCTTGTACTACCAACTGTCTCGCTCCTATCGCGAAAGTATTGCACGACAACTTCGGTCTAGAGCAAGGCTTCATCACTACAATCCACGCATACACTGCGGATCAAAGATTGCAAGATGCTCCTCACGCTGACTTGAGAAGATCTAGAGCTGCTGCTATCAACATGGTACCTACTTCTACTGGAGCTGCTAAAGCTGTAGGATTGGTTCTACCAGAACTGAACGGTAAATTGGACGGTAACTCTATGAGAGTACCAACTCCTACAGGATCTATTACTGACCTAGTAGCTACACTATCTAGAGAAGTAACTGTAGAAGAAATCAATGCCGCAATGAAAGCTGCTGCTGAAGGTCCAATGAAAGGTATCTTGAAATACACTGAAGATCCTATCGTATCTTCTGACATCGTAGGTGATCCACACTCATCTATATTCGATGCAGGTATCACTTCTGCCAACGGAAAAATGGTGAAAGTTGCGTCTTGGTACGATAACGAAGCAGGATACTCTAACAGAGCTGCTGATTTGATCGCCAAGATTGGATAA